A genomic stretch from Flavobacterium humidisoli includes:
- a CDS encoding virulence RhuM family protein encodes MENQEQNLQLLSNFVIFKTGNGKVNIDVYFQDQTLWLSQKRIAELFQKGRSTITEHLKNIFSDAELEENSVCRNFRHTAEDGKVYTSKFYNLRVITAVGYRVNSERAIEFRKWATEILHEYIIKGFAMDDDRLKQMKHFGQDYFDEMLERVREIRLSERRLYQKVTDIFALSADYNNQSTITQHFFATVQNKLHWAITGKTAAEIIYTEADAAKLFMGLKAWKHAPDGKILKSDVVIAKNYLNEEHIKALQRIVTAYLDLAESRAINKKVMNMEDWEKFLNQFLELADYPILTNTGKVTMLEAKLKAESEYDKFRVIQDENFISDFDKELNKRLNS; translated from the coding sequence ATGGAGAATCAGGAACAAAATCTTCAGTTACTTTCTAATTTTGTTATTTTCAAAACAGGAAACGGCAAAGTAAATATCGATGTTTATTTTCAAGATCAAACACTTTGGCTATCGCAAAAAAGAATAGCCGAACTATTTCAGAAAGGTCGTTCTACAATTACAGAACATCTAAAAAATATTTTTTCAGATGCAGAATTAGAAGAAAATTCAGTATGTCGGAATTTCCGACATACTGCGGAAGACGGAAAAGTATATACTTCTAAATTTTATAATTTAAGGGTAATAACAGCTGTTGGTTATAGAGTAAATTCAGAGCGTGCTATTGAATTTAGAAAATGGGCGACAGAAATTTTGCACGAATACATCATCAAAGGTTTTGCTATGGATGATGATCGCTTAAAGCAAATGAAACATTTTGGTCAGGATTATTTTGACGAAATGTTGGAACGCGTGCGAGAAATTAGATTAAGCGAAAGAAGACTCTATCAAAAAGTAACAGATATTTTTGCTCTTTCGGCAGATTATAATAATCAATCGACTATCACACAACATTTTTTTGCGACAGTACAAAATAAATTACATTGGGCAATTACAGGAAAAACGGCTGCTGAAATAATTTATACCGAAGCGGATGCTGCAAAATTATTTATGGGACTAAAAGCGTGGAAACATGCCCCTGACGGAAAAATACTAAAAAGCGATGTTGTTATTGCTAAGAATTATCTCAACGAAGAACATATCAAGGCGTTGCAGCGTATTGTGACTGCTTATTTAGACTTGGCAGAAAGCAGGGCCATAAATAAAAAAGTTATGAATATGGAAGATTGGGAAAAATTTTTGAACCAATTTTTAGAATTAGCAGATTATCCAATTCTTACTAATACTGGAAAAGTAACAATGCTTGAAGCAAAATTAAAAGCCGAATCTGAATATGATAAATTTAGAGTTATACAGGACGAAAACTTTATTTCAGATTTTGATAAAGAATTGAACAAAAGATTAAACAGTTAA
- a CDS encoding glycoside hydrolase family 78 protein yields the protein MKKFFLHLIIILSLFTLSAKAQNKISVVDLKCEMLTNPEGIDVLQPRLSWKIKANVNDVKQTHFQILASSTLEKLNAGNADLWDSGKVQSDESVNVIYNGKKLKDRQDVYWKAIISTNKGEVKSAEPAHFSIGILTYADWKSTRWIGYEKTSPGDSISQYSRLSARYLRKEIDLKKKVKNAKVYIMGMGLYELYINGNKIGDQVLAPVPTDYTKNLKYNVFDVTSQLKEGKNALGTILGNGRFFTMRQDYKPYKIKTFGYPKMALQLFVEYTDGSKDVIRTDDTWKITTDGPILSNNEYDGEEYDARKEMKGWNTINFDDKKWLSAEYVQEPGGFYEGQMSANMKIKREVKPISIKQTPKGTYILDMGQNMVGWLQLKVKGNAGEKITMKFAESLQPDGSLYIANLRDAKTTDIYTLKGEGDEVWEPRFIFHGFRFVEISGFKTKPSIENFVGKVVYDDIATTGTFDSSNPIMNQIFKNAWWGISGNYKGMPIDCPQRNERQPWLGDRTTGAYGESFLFDNQTLYAKWLDDIKNAQTIDGGIPDVAPAFWRYYGDNVTWPGTYITVADMLYQQFGDKKVIQKQYPSMKKWMDYMEENYLVDDIMTKDKYGDWCVPPESLELIRSKDPARLTDGELISSAFFYQLLNTMKKFAVIANAERDIAHYEDLASRIKKAFNAKYFNTSKNNYANNTVTANLLPLTFGMVPEELQQKVFENLVHEVEVTKNGHVSTGVIGTQFLMRTLTNFGRGDLAFKLASNKTYPSWGYMVENGATTIWELWNGNTADPAMNSQNHVMLLGDLLIWYYENMAGIKSNPETPGFKQIIMKPDFNAGLTYVNASYESIYGLIKSDWKKDKKALVWNFTIPENTSAIVYLPTTDISAISINKMKLDKTSYSYKAKNNQVVVTLSSGNYSINVK from the coding sequence ATGAAAAAGTTTTTTTTACATCTAATAATAATCCTCTCACTTTTTACACTTTCGGCGAAAGCCCAAAATAAAATCAGTGTTGTGGACTTAAAGTGCGAAATGCTGACGAATCCGGAAGGAATTGATGTTTTACAGCCAAGATTGAGCTGGAAAATAAAAGCAAACGTAAATGATGTCAAACAAACCCATTTTCAAATATTAGCTTCTTCAACTTTAGAAAAGCTAAACGCAGGAAACGCTGATTTATGGGACAGTGGAAAAGTACAAAGCGATGAATCTGTAAACGTAATTTACAACGGAAAAAAGCTAAAAGACAGACAAGATGTTTACTGGAAAGCAATTATTTCTACCAATAAAGGCGAAGTAAAATCAGCAGAACCAGCTCATTTCAGCATCGGGATTTTAACTTATGCGGACTGGAAATCGACGCGTTGGATTGGGTATGAAAAAACTTCTCCGGGCGATAGTATTTCGCAGTATTCTCGATTATCAGCCAGATATTTAAGAAAAGAAATTGACTTGAAAAAGAAAGTCAAAAATGCCAAAGTTTATATCATGGGAATGGGCTTGTATGAGCTGTACATTAACGGAAATAAAATTGGCGATCAGGTTTTGGCTCCCGTTCCTACGGATTATACGAAGAATTTGAAATACAATGTTTTTGATGTGACTTCGCAATTGAAAGAAGGCAAAAATGCATTGGGAACGATTTTAGGAAACGGACGTTTTTTTACGATGCGTCAGGATTATAAACCTTATAAAATCAAAACTTTTGGCTATCCGAAAATGGCTTTGCAGTTATTTGTAGAATATACAGATGGAAGCAAAGATGTTATTCGCACAGACGATACTTGGAAAATCACAACTGATGGACCAATCTTGTCAAACAACGAATACGACGGAGAAGAATACGATGCTCGTAAAGAAATGAAAGGCTGGAATACCATTAATTTTGATGATAAAAAATGGCTTTCGGCAGAATATGTTCAGGAACCAGGCGGATTTTACGAAGGACAGATGTCGGCGAATATGAAAATTAAACGCGAAGTAAAACCTATTTCAATCAAACAGACACCAAAAGGAACTTATATCTTAGATATGGGACAGAATATGGTAGGCTGGCTGCAATTGAAAGTGAAAGGAAATGCGGGCGAGAAAATCACGATGAAGTTTGCAGAATCTTTACAGCCGGATGGTTCGTTGTATATTGCGAATCTACGCGATGCTAAAACGACTGATATTTATACTTTAAAAGGCGAAGGAGATGAAGTATGGGAACCTCGTTTTATTTTTCACGGTTTTAGATTTGTTGAAATTTCAGGTTTTAAAACCAAACCAAGTATAGAGAATTTTGTTGGAAAAGTCGTTTACGATGATATTGCCACAACAGGAACTTTCGATTCTTCAAATCCAATTATGAATCAGATTTTTAAGAATGCTTGGTGGGGAATCAGCGGAAATTATAAAGGAATGCCAATTGATTGTCCACAGAGAAACGAGCGTCAGCCTTGGTTGGGAGACAGAACAACAGGAGCTTATGGTGAAAGTTTTTTATTTGATAACCAAACATTATATGCAAAATGGCTTGACGATATTAAAAACGCACAGACTATCGACGGCGGAATTCCGGATGTTGCACCAGCTTTCTGGCGTTATTATGGTGATAATGTGACTTGGCCGGGAACTTATATTACAGTTGCTGATATGCTGTATCAGCAGTTTGGAGACAAAAAAGTAATTCAAAAACAATATCCGTCTATGAAAAAATGGATGGATTATATGGAAGAAAATTATTTGGTTGATGACATCATGACTAAAGATAAATACGGAGATTGGTGTGTTCCGCCCGAATCATTAGAGTTAATTCGTTCTAAAGATCCTGCTCGTTTAACAGATGGCGAATTGATCTCGAGCGCCTTTTTCTATCAGCTTTTAAATACAATGAAAAAGTTTGCGGTAATAGCCAATGCTGAAAGAGACATTGCACATTACGAAGATCTGGCTTCCAGAATCAAAAAAGCATTCAATGCGAAATATTTTAATACATCAAAAAACAATTACGCCAACAATACTGTAACAGCCAATCTTTTGCCGTTGACTTTCGGAATGGTTCCAGAAGAATTACAGCAAAAAGTTTTTGAAAATTTAGTCCACGAGGTTGAAGTAACTAAAAACGGTCATGTAAGTACAGGAGTTATCGGAACGCAGTTTTTAATGCGAACACTGACTAATTTTGGACGAGGTGATTTAGCTTTTAAATTGGCATCAAACAAAACCTATCCAAGCTGGGGTTATATGGTCGAAAACGGCGCAACCACCATTTGGGAACTTTGGAACGGAAACACTGCCGATCCAGCTATGAATTCGCAAAATCACGTAATGCTTTTGGGCGATTTATTGATTTGGTATTACGAAAATATGGCGGGAATCAAAAGCAATCCTGAAACTCCGGGTTTCAAACAAATTATTATGAAGCCAGATTTTAATGCTGGATTGACTTATGTAAATGCTTCTTACGAATCGATTTACGGTTTAATTAAAAGCGACTGGAAAAAAGATAAAAAAGCTTTAGTTTGGAACTTTACCATTCCCGAAAATACTTCGGCTATTGTGTATCTTCCAACAACAGATATTTCTGCGATTTCAATCAATAAAATGAAATTGGATAAAACTTCTTACTCTTATAAAGCAAAAAACAATCAGGTTGTCGTTACACTTTCATCAGGAAATTATTCGATAAACGTTAAATAA
- a CDS encoding MGH1-like glycoside hydrolase domain-containing protein has translation MLHHFKYKIIALLILVSTLNISCKSGAGHSQKGKAVVLKEKNFKHYVDYFNTMEDENLKFAIPNDSAWIWMEKNIPLFECPQQNFEEIYYFRWWSARKHIKKTPQGFAITEFLVDRSYADKYNMISCALGHHINEFRWIHDPQYIEQDVKIWYRGNDGKPMNKLYKFSSWTADALYNRYLVNKDEKFLLDMYPDMVTDYAVWEKDRQRKDGLFWQHDVKDGMEESLSGGRKVQNARPTINSYMFGNAMAISKMAAMKGDKEAETKFKAKAAVLQQLVETKLWNAKSEFFETLTEKDTLAQVREAIGFIPWYFNLPEKGKGFEKAWEQIKDEKGFSAPFGLTTAERRSPRFRTHGTGTCEWDGAIWPFASSQTLTALANVLNNYDQNFVAKTDYFKQMDLYVQSQYYRGKPYLGEYLDETTGYWLMGDRERSRYYNHSTFNDLMITGLVGLRPRADEKIEVNPLIPQEKWDWFCLDNVLYHGNIITILWDKTGEKYKKGKGFRIFKNGKEIAFSERLEKLVSN, from the coding sequence ATGTTACATCATTTTAAATACAAAATAATTGCTTTACTAATCTTGGTTTCAACTTTGAACATAAGCTGTAAATCGGGCGCAGGGCATTCTCAAAAAGGAAAAGCGGTTGTTTTAAAAGAAAAGAACTTCAAACATTATGTTGATTATTTCAACACGATGGAAGATGAAAATTTGAAATTTGCGATTCCGAATGACAGTGCGTGGATTTGGATGGAAAAGAATATTCCGTTGTTTGAATGTCCGCAGCAGAATTTTGAGGAGATTTACTATTTCCGTTGGTGGAGTGCGAGAAAGCATATTAAAAAAACACCACAGGGATTTGCGATTACCGAGTTCTTGGTAGATCGTTCGTATGCAGATAAATACAACATGATCAGTTGTGCTTTAGGGCATCACATTAATGAATTCAGATGGATTCATGATCCGCAGTATATTGAGCAGGATGTGAAAATTTGGTACCGAGGAAATGATGGAAAACCGATGAACAAATTGTATAAATTCAGCAGTTGGACAGCTGATGCTTTGTACAACCGTTATTTGGTGAATAAAGATGAAAAATTTCTATTGGATATGTATCCAGACATGGTAACAGATTATGCTGTTTGGGAAAAAGACCGTCAGCGCAAGGATGGTTTGTTTTGGCAGCATGATGTAAAAGATGGAATGGAAGAATCTTTAAGCGGCGGGCGTAAAGTGCAAAATGCAAGACCAACGATTAACAGTTATATGTTTGGGAACGCTATGGCGATTTCTAAAATGGCTGCTATGAAAGGCGATAAGGAAGCAGAAACAAAATTTAAAGCGAAAGCAGCTGTTTTGCAGCAATTAGTCGAAACCAAATTATGGAATGCTAAAAGCGAGTTTTTTGAAACTTTAACAGAAAAAGATACATTAGCGCAGGTTAGAGAAGCGATCGGATTTATTCCGTGGTATTTTAATCTTCCAGAAAAAGGAAAAGGTTTTGAAAAAGCGTGGGAACAAATTAAGGACGAAAAAGGATTTTCGGCGCCGTTTGGTTTGACAACAGCCGAAAGAAGAAGTCCGCGTTTTAGAACGCATGGAACCGGAACCTGCGAGTGGGACGGAGCCATTTGGCCATTTGCAAGTTCTCAGACTTTGACGGCTTTAGCGAATGTTCTGAATAATTATGATCAGAATTTTGTGGCTAAGACGGATTATTTCAAACAAATGGATTTGTACGTGCAGTCGCAATATTACAGAGGGAAACCTTATCTTGGCGAGTATTTGGATGAAACAACAGGATATTGGCTAATGGGCGACAGAGAGAGAAGCCGTTATTATAATCACTCGACTTTTAACGATTTGATGATTACAGGATTGGTTGGTTTGCGTCCAAGAGCGGATGAAAAGATAGAAGTGAATCCGTTGATTCCACAGGAAAAATGGGATTGGTTTTGTTTGGATAATGTTTTGTATCACGGCAATATTATTACGATTCTTTGGGATAAAACCGGAGAAAAATATAAAAAAGGAAAAGGTTTCAGGATCTTTAAAAACGGAAAGGAAATTGCTTTTTCTGAGAGATTAGAGAAGTTGGTTTCCAATTAA